Proteins encoded by one window of Salvia splendens isolate huo1 chromosome 5, SspV2, whole genome shotgun sequence:
- the LOC121805179 gene encoding G-type lectin S-receptor-like serine/threonine-protein kinase SD2-5 — MGNWGFSCIPVVLLLLLEFCSGSVQRIGKIDPGFKGAQMHYIDNDGMFMLSNNLNFAFGLTTTAADVTLFLLVVMHKSSTIVWAANRDSPVKNSDSFEFDVSGNAFLQSDGSTIWSSDTANKGVSSLQLLDNGNLVLVGSDNTSFVWQSFGHPTNTLLPNQEFSQGMRLVSDRGTANLTYSLEIKAGDMSLSAGFNPPQLYWTMRRDTRITINKGGGAVASAILSGNSWKFYDSSKVLLWQFIFSESTNANATWIAVIGSDGSITFSMLQGGSTNPSSTRIPQDQCSRPTACDPYTVCYPGNSCQCPSSIASSCKSMASPPCDVQVELVSGGDDLSYFALPFVQPFSKETTLESCKALCLSNCSCGAMFFQNSSGNCFQFNEIGSMEGSSNGGGYTSYLKILSNGRRDGGGDSSKPSSHIVIVIVIVTVVVILAMVFAAFHFYRKNKKAPDTHRESSEEEDNFLEGLSGMPIRFSYKDLQTATRDFSVKLGQGGFGSVYDGNLPDGTRLAVKQLEGIGQGKKEFRAEVSIIGSIHHVHLVRLRGFCADGSHRLLAYEYMANGSLDKWLFKQDKGELLLDWNTRYNIAVGTAKGLAYLHEDCDVKIIHCDIKPENVLLDDHFMAKVSDFGLAKLMTREQSHVFTTMRGTRGYLAPEWITSYAISEKSDVYSYGMVLLELIGGRKNYDPSQSSEKSHFPSYAFKMMEEGKLKDIMDEKLKINEEDERVDIAIKVALWCIQDDMHLRPPMTKVVQMLEGLSPVPPPPTASQLGSRLYSSFFKSISEGGTSSGPSDCNSDAYLSAVRLSGPR; from the coding sequence ATAGACAATGATGGAATGTTTATGTTATCAAACAACTTGAATTTCGCCTTTGGTTTAACCACCACTGCTGCTGATGTTACTCTATTTCTTCTTGTTGTGATGCACAAAAGCTCAACTATAGTTTGGGCTGCCAACAGGGATTCCCCGGTTAAGAATTCAGACAGCTTCGAGTTCGATGTCTCTGGCAATGCCTTCTTGCAGAGTGATGGATCCACAATCTGGTCTTCTGATACTGCAAACAAAGGAGTTTCTTCATTGCAGTTGTTGGATAATGGGAATCTTGTTTTGGTTGGGAGTGATAACACTAGCTTTGTTTGGCAGAGTTTTGGCCATCCCACTAACACCCTTCTCCCAAATCAAGAATTCTCTCAAGGAATGCGGCTTGTTAGCGACCGTGGCACGGCCAACTTGACTTACTCACTTGAGATCAAGGCCGGGGACATGTCTCTCTCCGCGGGTTTCAACCCCCCACAGCTGTATTGGACTATGAGAAGAGATACCCGGATAACCATCAATAAAGGGGGCGGTGCAGTGGCCTCAGCTATTCTAAGTGGCAATTCTTGGAAATTTTATGATTCGAGTAAGGTGTTGCTTTGGCAGTTCATCTTCTCGGAGAGCACCAATGCAAATGCAACGTGGATCGCTGTGATAGGCAGTGATGGTTCTATCACATTCTCCATGCTTCAGGGTGGCTCGACTAATCCATCTTCGACAAGAATACCACAAGATCAATGTAGTAGGCCTACAGCCTGTGATCCCTACACAGTCTGTTATCCCGGTAATTCATGCCAGTGTCCCTCATCCATTGCCTCGTCGTGCAAATCTATGGCCTCTCCTCCCTGTGATGTTCAGGTAGAACTTGTTAGTGGCGGTGATGATCTTAGCTACTTCGCGTTGCCATTTGTTCAGCCATTCAGTAAGGAAACCACCTTAGAAAGCTGCAAAGCTTTGTGTCTTAGCAATTGCTCGTGTGGTGCTATGTTTTTCCAGAATAGTTCGGGGAATTGCTTCCAGTTTAATGAGATAGGGAGCATGGAAGGATCTAGTAACGGAGGTGGCTACACTTCGTATCTCAAAATCTTGAGCAATGGAAGGAGGGACGGAGGCGGAGACAGTAGTAAGCCTTCTTCCCATATAGTGATAGTCATTGTGATTGTGACTGTGGTTGTGATATTAGCAATGGTTTTTGCTGCATTCCATTTCTACCGGAAAAACAAGAAAGCACCTGACACGCATAGGGAGAGCTCGGAGGAGGAGGACAACTTCTTGGAAGGCCTATCCGGGATGCCAATCCGGTTTAGCTACAAAGACCTCCAGACAGCCACAAGGGACTTCTCTGTCAAGCTCGGACAAGGAGGGTTCGGATCAGTCTATGACGGTAATCTCCCTGATGGAACTCGCCTTGCTGTCAAGCAACTCGAAGGCATTGGCCAAGGCAAGAAGGAGTTTCGTGCTGAAGTGAGCATCATAGGCAGCATCCACCACGTCCACCTAGTCCGCCTCAGGGGCTTCTGCGCGGATGGGAGCCACCGCCTCCTAGCCTACGAGTACATGGCCAATGGCTCCTTAGACAAATGGCTGTTCAAGCAGGACAAAGGCGAGCTCTTGCTTGATTGGAACACGCGATACAACATTGCTGTCGGAACAGCCAAAGGCCTCGCTTATCTCCACGAGGACTGTGATGTCAAGATCATACATTGCGACATCAAGCCTGAGAACGTGCTTCTCGATGACCACTTCATGGCTAAGGTCTCCGATTTTGGGCTGGCGAAGCTCATGACACGCGAGCAAAGCCACGTGTTCACAACGATGAGGGGAACTAGAGGCTATCTTGCACCAGAGTGGATCACTAGCTATGCTATATCAGAGAAGAGCGACGTGTATAGCTATGGCATGGTGTTGCTCGAGCTCATTGGTGGCCGGAAAAACTATGATCCTTCGCAGAGCTCTGAGAAGTCGCACTTCCCTTCGTACGCGTTCAAGATGATGGAGGAAGGTAAGTTGAAGGACATCATGGATGAGAAGCTGAAGATCAATGAGGAAGATGAGAGGGTTGATATAGCCATCAAAGTTGCTTTGTGGTGCATACAAGATGATATGCATCTTCGGCCGCCTATGACTAAAGTTGTGCAGATGCTCGAAGGGCTGAGCCCGGTCCCTCCGCCTCCAACGGCTTCCCAGCTAGGGTCGAGGCTTTACTCGAGCTTCTTTAAGTCCATCAGTGAAGGCGGCACCTCCTCGGGCCCCTCGGACTGCAACAGCGACGCCTATCTCTCCGCGGTTCGCCTCTCAGGCCCTAGATGA